In one Diabrotica virgifera virgifera chromosome 5, PGI_DIABVI_V3a genomic region, the following are encoded:
- the LOC114326688 gene encoding acylpyruvase FAHD1, mitochondrial isoform X1, whose translation MCNLSSFANNGKKIVAVAANYKSLMKILKIEPPKYPQIFIKPSTSYLTEGSPIIIPKGFAVNQEIELGVVIGTRAKKVPESKAMDYIGGYCAALDMTAADKIKEARSTGGSWTLAKGFDTATPVSKFIPKSEVPDPYKLNLWCSVNGKLRQDAFVYDVHFKIAYLISFISQYITLEPNDLILTGAPPNFGPVKDKDVVTAGIKDYVQMKFEVAEEK comes from the exons ATGTGCAATTTAAGTTCTTTTgcgaataatggtaaaaaaattgtTGCTGTAGCAGCTAATTATAA atcTCTTATGAAAATATTAAAGATAGAACCTCCAAAGTACCCACAGATTTTTATTAAACCAAGTACGTCTTATTTAACCGAAGGGTCACCTATTATA ATTCCCAAGGGTTTCGCCGTCAACCAAGAAATAGAATTAGGAGTAGTAATTGGCACAAGAGCGAAAAAAGTACCTGAAAGTAAAGCCATGGATTATATTGGTGGATATTGCGCTGCACTTGATATGACAGCAGCTGACAAAATA AAAGAAGCAAGAAGTACAGGTGGTTCTTGGACACTGGCAAAAGGCTTCGATACTGCAACGCCTGTCAGCAAGTTCATACCAAAATCGGAGGTTCCAGATCCTTACAAATTGAACCTATGGTGCTCTGTAAACGGTAAACTGCGTCAAGATGCGTTCGTCTATGATGTCCACTTTAAAATAGCTTATTTAATAAGTTTTATAAGTCAATACATAACACTGGAACCAAACGATCTTATTTTGACAGGAGCTCCGCCTAATTTTGGGCCAGTAAAAGATAAAGATGTCGTTACTGCTGGCATAAAGGAttatgtgcaaatgaaatttgaagtGGCTGAAGAAAAATAA
- the LOC114326688 gene encoding acylpyruvase FAHD1, mitochondrial isoform X2, with translation MKILKIEPPKYPQIFIKPSTSYLTEGSPIIIPKGFAVNQEIELGVVIGTRAKKVPESKAMDYIGGYCAALDMTAADKIKEARSTGGSWTLAKGFDTATPVSKFIPKSEVPDPYKLNLWCSVNGKLRQDAFVYDVHFKIAYLISFISQYITLEPNDLILTGAPPNFGPVKDKDVVTAGIKDYVQMKFEVAEEK, from the exons ATGAAAATATTAAAGATAGAACCTCCAAAGTACCCACAGATTTTTATTAAACCAAGTACGTCTTATTTAACCGAAGGGTCACCTATTATA ATTCCCAAGGGTTTCGCCGTCAACCAAGAAATAGAATTAGGAGTAGTAATTGGCACAAGAGCGAAAAAAGTACCTGAAAGTAAAGCCATGGATTATATTGGTGGATATTGCGCTGCACTTGATATGACAGCAGCTGACAAAATA AAAGAAGCAAGAAGTACAGGTGGTTCTTGGACACTGGCAAAAGGCTTCGATACTGCAACGCCTGTCAGCAAGTTCATACCAAAATCGGAGGTTCCAGATCCTTACAAATTGAACCTATGGTGCTCTGTAAACGGTAAACTGCGTCAAGATGCGTTCGTCTATGATGTCCACTTTAAAATAGCTTATTTAATAAGTTTTATAAGTCAATACATAACACTGGAACCAAACGATCTTATTTTGACAGGAGCTCCGCCTAATTTTGGGCCAGTAAAAGATAAAGATGTCGTTACTGCTGGCATAAAGGAttatgtgcaaatgaaatttgaagtGGCTGAAGAAAAATAA